One window of the Rosa rugosa chromosome 3, drRosRugo1.1, whole genome shotgun sequence genome contains the following:
- the LOC133738941 gene encoding uncharacterized protein LOC133738941 yields the protein MDKDSSKPKKEVGGRSLIDSVFSWSIRDVLNKDHYKNQVTTIPETFLTVTSYMKAFVPSLLEETHDELRSSMMSLSRAPTCEILTVETSKDHKPPKDLFYQITYKRRREDYVGAYEPDVGDVIALTNVRPKYIDDLNRSRNSYLIAYVIGSQHGSSDKHLILASKSINGGGESGNKKIKSKSDTLFAVYLMNMTTNVRVWKALNSELSSNTNLFKKVLEVQPPNSSHGQNSCTICFSNYNGYPELSTRWPTMCSDLNDSQEAAVLNCISLSKCHHQNTVKLIWGPPGTGKTKTIGLSLFALLQLKCRTLTCTPTNIAIVEVTTRLLRLVNQSLDYGKYGLGDIILFGNRRRLKIDNFDDLLEIFLDHRADILSECFAPSSGWKHWLESMIELLEDPNKQYSLYLQSRRKRCNYKHEDSGERSSASDDENDILTFEQFVQERQYSLYLKNRSEKYNDDGKDSDNRNSSSDDHNGFLTFEEFVKEKQNFIGKNLKLCMVNLYTHLPTSCISLKVVKDMIKAINLLESIKSLVCQGVGIASERFQLVLNSCVHILRSLRAFSCPTSNYDGQTIRKLCLENACLIFCTASSSAKLHMEGSKPLELLVIDEAAQLKECESAIPLQLPGLRHAILIGDERQLPAVVKSKIAENAGFGRSLFERLVLLRHEKHLLNVQYRMHPSISLFPKKEFYNNQILDGPNVNERSYEKCFLEGKMFGSYSFINIADGKEEFDRGHSSKNMVEVAVVYQIVLSLFKEFTRTKKKVSIGVISPYKAQVNAIEERIREYSTDHLAGTGFSLSVRSVDGFQGGEEDVIIISTVRCNGNGSIGFLSNHQRANVVLTRARHCLWILGNGLTLSKSNSIWKNLIIDAKNRNCFYNADEDNNLSQAIGSALVDLDNVQVLFNSDSPLFRNAKWKVYFANEFNHSIAKIKDPKIRQEVVSLLRKLSSGWRQSHEAKFFGRTSCQLLEKYRVDGILNLIWSVDILQENSQHVQIIQFWDIVPHSDVPNLTKRLDNIFGSYTVDKVNRCKQRSLEGDDVVPIRWPVEYSSSCSESDPLEFLSTPLSCLALRDEPAESSTASYMRNNASNMSGKKATGSKPRW from the exons ATGGACAAGGATAGTAGTAAGCCGAAGAAAGAAGTTGGAGGTAGGAGCTTGATTGATTCGGTCTTCTCTTGGTCTATTAGAGATGTTCTCAATAAAGATCATTACAAAAACCAG GTAACTACGATTCCTGAGACGTTCTTGACGGTAACGAGTTACATGAAAGCATTTGTTCCTTCACTTCTTGAGGAAACACATGATGAATTACGCTCTAGCATGATGTCCCTGTCGCGGGCACCAACTTGTGAAATTCTTACAGTTGAAACTTCCAAGGATCATAAACCACCCAAAGACTTGTTTTACCAAATTACATATAAGAGGAGACGAGAAGATTATGTAGGAGCATATGAGCCTGATGTTGGTGATGTCATTGCCTTGACAAATGTGAGACCAAAATATATTGATGATTTGAATAGATCCAGAAATTCTTATCTTATTGCTTATGTTATTGGATCACAACACGGAAGTTCTGATAAACATCTGATACTCGCATCAAAGTCTATCAATGGAGGAGGAGAGTCAGGAAACAAAAAGATTAAGAGCAAGAGTGATACACTTTTTGCTGTTTACCTCATGAACATGACAACAAACGTACGTGTATGGAAAGCTCTGAACTCAGAATTAAGCTCAAACACAAATCTGTTTAAGAAGGTTCTGGAAGTTCAACCACCAAATTCATCACAT GGTCAGAATTCTTGCACAATTTGTTTTTCCAATTATAACGGCTACCCTGAGCTTTCTACTAGATGGCCCACAATGTGTTCTGATCTAAATGATTCCCAAGAGGCTGCAGTTTTGAACTGTATCAGTTTGAGTAAGTGCCATCACCAGAATACGGTCAAGCTAATATGGGGTCCTCCAGGGACTGGAAAAACAAAGACAATTGGTCTGTCACTATTTGCTCTATTGCAGTTAAAGTGCAGAACACTGACGTGCACTCCCACCAATATTGCCATCGTTGAAGTGACAACACGGCTCCTGAGGTTGGTTAACCAGTCATTGGATTATGGCAAGTATGGACTTGGAGATATAATTCTATTTGGGAATAGGAGGAGATTGAAGATTGATAATTTTGATGACCTTCTTGAGATATTTCTTGATCATCGTGCTGATATTCTGTCCGAATGTTTTGCCCCATCGTCCGGTTGGAAACATTGGCTAGAGTCAATGATAGAATTGCTTGAGGATccaaacaaacaatactcattgTATTTGCAATCAAGAAGGAAAAGAtgcaattataaacatgaagatTCAGGTGAAAGGAGCTCAGCAAGTGATGATGAAAATGATATTTTGACGTTTGAGCAGTTTGTGCAGGAGAGACAGTACTCACTGTATTTGAAAAACAGAAGCGAAAAGTACAATGATGATGGTAAAGACAGTGATAATAGGAACTCATCCAGTGATGATCACAATGGTTTTTTGACATTTGAGGAGTTTGTGAAGGAGAAACAGAATTTCATTGGTAAGAATCTGAAGCTGTGTATGGTAAATTTGTACACTCACTTGCCAACTTCTTGCATTTCATTAAAGGTGGTGAAGGACATGATTAAAGCTATTAATTTGCTCGAGTCAATTAAATCTTTAGTGTGTCAGGGGGTTGGCATTGCTAGTGAAAGGTTTCAATTGGTCCTGAACAGTTGTGTTCATATACTGAGGTCACTTCGTGCATTTTCTTGTCCAACTTCTAACTATGATGGTCAGACAATAAGGAAATTGTGTTTGGAAAATGCTTGCTTAATATTTTGTACTGCATCAAGCTCTGCAAAATTGCACATGGAAGGAAGCAAACCACTGGAACTTTTAGTCATTGACGAAGCTGCTCAGCTTAAAGAATGTGAATCAGCAATCCCTTTACAACTACCTGGTCTTCGACATGCTATACTCATAGGAGATGAGAGGCAACTTCCTGCTGTGGTTAAAAGCAAG ATTGCTGAGAATGCTGGTTTTGGAAGAAGCTTGTTCGAGAGACTAGTCCTATTGCGACATGAAAAGCACCTTCTCAATGTCCAGTATCGAATGCATCCATCAATCAGCTTATTTCCGAAGAAGGAGTTTTACAATAATCAGATATTAGATGGTCCAAATGTCAATGAAAGAAGCTATGAGAAATGCTTCCTTGAGGGAAAAATGTTTGGATCTTACTCCTTCATAAATATAGCtgatggaaaagaagaatttgatCGTGGACACAGTTCGAAAAATATGGTTGAGGTTGCTGTTGTCTATCAGATAGTTCTTAGCCTTTTCAAAG AATTCACTCGAACAAAGAAGAAGGTTAGTATTGGGGTAATATCACCTTACAAAGCCCAAGTCAATGCAATTGAAGAGAGAATCAGAGAATACAGTACAGATCATTTAGCTGGAACTGGCTTCTCTCTAAGTGTTCGGTCTGTTGATGGATTCCAAGGTGGTGAAGAGGATGTGATAATCATCTCCACTGTTAGATGTAATGGGAATGGATCAATTGGTTTCCTTTCAAATCATCAAAGAGCAAATGTTGTACTAACACGTGCAAG GCACTGTCTTTGGATATTGGGGAATGGACTGACCTTGTCTAAGAGTAACTCTATCTGGAAGAATCTAATCATTGATGCCAAGAATCGCAATTGTTTTTACAATGCTGATGAGGACAACAACTTGTCTCAGGCTATTGGATCTGCCCTTGTGGATCTTGACAACGTTCAAGTTTTATTCAATTCTGATTCTCCGCTGTTCAGAAATGCAAAATGGAAG GTTTACTTTGCCAATGAATTTAACCACTCCATTGCAAAAATTAAAGACCCCAAGATTCGTCAGGAAGTGGTTTCTCTACTGAGAAAGCTTTCAAGTGGTTGGCGCCAATCTCATGAGGCGAAATTCTTTGGTAGGACTTCTTGTCAGCTGTTAGAGAAGTATCGAGTTGATGGGATCCTGAACTTGATTTGGAGTGTGGACATTCTCCAAGAGAATTCACAACATGTACAGATTATACAATTTTGGGATATTGTGCCACATTCTGATGTTCCAAATCTCACAAAGCGTCTTGACAACATTTTCGGGAGTTACACAGTGGATAAGGTTAATCGCTGCAAACAAAGAAGTCTTGAGGG GGACGATGTAGTTCCAATTAGATGGCCAGTGGAATATTCAAGCAGTTGCAGTGAATCTGATCCTCTGGAGTTCCTTTCAACACCATTATCTTGTCTCGCTCTGAGGGACGAGCCAGCTGAAAGTTCAACTGCATCTTATATGAG AAATAATGCTTCCAACATGAGTGGAAAGAAGGCCACCGGATCAAAACCAAGGTGGTAA